TAATGTAGATGCAATTGTTTCTGTGGATACCATGTTCTCAGATATTGCTGAGAAGGCTTTAAGCAGGGGGGTGGATGTTGTAAATGATGTATCCGGATTTACCACTGATCCCGGGATGATGTGTGTTGTTAGAGACTACGACTGCCCTGCGGTGGTGATGGCTTCCATGGAACGTACGGGAGACCCACTGGGTATGGATGAAGTCATAATCGCACTGGATGAAATTGTTCGCAGGTCAGAATCGCACGGAATCGATCCTTCCAGACTTATTCTGGATCCTGCAATTGGAAAATGGGTCCCTGAAAAAGAGGCAGTACATGATTTTGAAGTGATCGATCAGTTCCAGAGACTGCAGGTATTTGAAAAGCCAATACTTGCTGCCATTTCAAGAAAATCAGTAATAGATGCAGTTGTAAACAAACCTGCGGATGAAAGACTTCATGGAAGCCTTGCGGCAACTGCAATTACCGTACATAAAGGAGCACATATCATACGCACACATGACGTAGCTGCGACAGTTGATGCAGTCAAAGTGGCTTCGGCAATGCGCAGCTTTCCTTCAGCTACACAGGAAGATCGGTTCAGGGTAAGTATTATTGATATCACTGTTCCAGATGACCTGGTTTACTATATGCGATCAGTAGGAGTTACTCCCGAAGGCTGCAGTATCATGAAGAATAAATCCGTTAGTATGGCTATCAGGATCGATAATATTACCTCTACTGAAGCCCTTATTATCAAGCAGGAGATTCTTGCAAGAGGTGGTGATGCAGCAATATCCAGAGACGCCATATCCCAGCAACTTGACAGTACAGACGTTATAGTCATAGGCACTCTTCTGCAGTTTGAGAAGCTGATACAGAAACTATCAGGCCAGTCACGGGATCTTCCCCTGATAGCCCGGATGCTCAGGAGAACCCTGGAAAGCCAGATTGACATCAAACAAAAATACCCTGGAACAACATTATGATAATATCTCAAGACAAACCTTTTGAAGAGATTCTTGAACTACTTCAGGATCATAGAGCAATTTTTATCATTGGATGCAATACATGTGCCTCAAAGCTTCATGTAGGTGGCGAGGAAGAGATCCTCAAGATGAGATCAGGTCTTGAGGATGCAGGTAAAGATGTAATAGGATGGGCACTGCCAACAGCTGCCTGCAGTATAAGATCATGGGAGCACCTGGCAGAGAAGGACAGGTCAATCGAGAAGGCCGATGCTGTGCTGGTAATGGCATGTGGCAGTGGTGCTTCTGTGATAAGCAGAGTTACGGATATGCAGGTATATACCTCCAATAACACGACTTCTCTTGGAGGCATCTTCAAAGGTGAAATACTTCCGGACCAGTGTAAGATGTGTGGTAGCTGCATAATTTCTAATTTTGGTGGAATCTGTCCCACAGCACAGTGTCCCAAGAACCTCCTGAATGGGCCCTGTGGAGGGTGTGCTAATGGTAAATGTGAAACAGACCCGGATAAGGATTGTGCGTGGGAAGTGATCTACCTGAAACTTAAGGAAATGAACCGGCTGGATCTGGTGGAAAAGATATATCAGCCCAGGGAAAATAAATGATTGTCTGCGTGCTGGACGATGTGAGTTGATTACAAATGCATTCACTATTTCAGGATAAGATCAGATCAGGAAGCTTTGTTATCACTGCTGAGATCACCCCGCCCAAAGGAACCGATACTACAAAAGCTATAGAAAATGCAGATATGCTCAGAGGCTGTGTGGATGCTCTCAATATTACAGATAATAACCGGGCCGTTATGCGAATGAGTCCGGTGGCTCTTGGTGCGATTTTGCAGGAGAGGGGACATGAAGTGATAGTGCAGATGACGTGCAGGGACCGAAACCGCCTTGCGCTTCAGTCTGAACTGCTAGGTGCCTGTGCTCTTGGAATTGGGAACATATGTGTGATGACCGGTGACCATGTAAAAAGCGGTGATCACCAGGGTGCAAAATCCGTTTATGATCTTGATTCGGTACAGCTCCTGTCCATGATCCGTAAAATGATGAACGGTTCTGACCTTTATGGAAATCCTCTGGAATCAGCTCCTGAGTTTATGGTGGGGGCAGTTTCTAACATAGATCCCGGTCAGGCCATGCAGATGCTAAAATTTAAAAAAAAGATCATTGAAGGAGCTGATTTCATACAGACTCAGGCTGTATATGATTCCGATCTTTTTGAAGGTTTTATGGAATATGCCCGGGAATTTAAGGTACCTGTCATTGCCGGTATAATTCCTCTCAAATCTGCAAAAATGGCACGGTTTATGAACGAAAATGTGCCTGGGATACAAATCGGTGAGGATCTTATTGAGAGGATGGAGCAGGCAAGGGATCCTGTGAATGAAGGGCTTGAGATAAGCTGTGAGATCATCAGCAGGATCAGACCGATATGCCAGGGAATCCATTTAATGCCGATTGGACAACACTTAAATACACAGAGGCTACTTGAAATGGCTGGATTTTCTAAACAATAATTGATATATGTGGAATCATTCATGAAGACCACTCAGATTGAATATGCACGAAGTGGAGTAATCACTCCTCAGATGAAGCAGGTTTCCAGGACTGAAGATATTGCTGAGGATGATGTTCTCAGAAGGGTCCTGAACGGAAATCTTGTGATAATGACCCGGGATAATGGCTCCCAGACAGCGATTGGAAATGGTGCGAGCACCAAAGTCAATGTAAATCTTGGTACATCTTCTGCAAGCATTGATCCCGATGCAGAGACTGAGAAGGCCAGAGTTGCTGAAAAATACGGAGCAGATACAATAACAGATCTGTCCATGGGGGGAGATATCAGATCCATAAGAAAGACCATCTTTGATAATACCTCAATTCCATTAACTACAGTACCCATTTATCAGTCTGTAGTTGAGAATGGGATAGAAAATATTACTGCTGATGATATACTGACAACACTGGAGGATCATGTTCATGAGGGTGTGAGTTCTGTTGTACTCCACTGTGTTGAGAGGAAAATGCTGGAAAGTCTAAGGGGCTCGGGACGTATTATGGGAATGGTTTCAAAAGGTGGCTCCTTTACCAGTGCCTTCATGCTGGAAAATGAATGCGAGAACCCATTCATAGACAATTTTGATCATGTATTGGATATCCTAAAAGAGAGGGATGTTGTCCTGTCACTGGGCAATACAATGCGAAGCGGCTGTGTATACGACAATCCTGATCCTGCACAGATGATGGAGATAGAGACCAATATATCCCTTGCACACAGGGCGAACCAGGAGGGGGTGCAGGTCATAGTGGAAGGTCTTGGTGGACACCTGAGTGCATCGCAGATTCCCCTCCATGTAAGCTCCTATAAGTCCAGGTCACCATTTCCGTTATTTGTTGCCGGACCCCTGCCAACCGACATTGCACCAGGATATGATCATATCTCCGGTGCCGTAGGAGCAAGTATTGCCAGTGGAGCAGGTGCAGATTACATGTGCTATATCACTCCTTCAGAACACCTCTCACTTCCAAATCCCCAGCAGGTTCGAGAAGGCCTGATCGCCTTTAAGATCGCTGCCCATATTGGTGATTCTATCAAATATGGTGCAAGTACAAAGGATCTCCAACTTGCACGAAGAAGAGCTGTATTTGACTGGGAAGGGCAGATGGAATACGCACTGGATCCTGACAGGCCCCGGGAAATGTGTCCAAAAACAGGCCCTTGCTCCATGTGTGGGGAGTACTGTGCCATAAAGATCATGGGAGATTATCTTTCTTCTAAAGGATGAGTGACCATGAATGTCAGATCCTCATTACAGATTTATGGTATCCCCACTCCTGTAATTGTACCTGGCGACAGCATTGCGGATATTATCGCTGATTCGCTGGACCGGGCTGGAATTATTCTTAAAGATCGCGATGTTCTCGTTCTCGCAGAATCTGCAGTCGCAACAGCTGAAGGAAGGATTGTGTGTCTTGAGGATGTATGCGTATCCCCGGTTGCAGGGGAACTTGCAAAAAAATATCTGCTGGACCCCAGGGAAATGGAACTGATCCTGCAGGAATGTGATGAGGTCATAGGGGGCGTTCCAGGGGCAGTTCTTACGATTACCGATGGAACACTCTCTCCTAATGCAGGAATTGACAGTTCGAATGCTCCTGAAGGTCATGTCGTATTGCTTCCTGAGAATCCGGTACAGAGTGCATCTAAGATACGGTTAGTCCTGGAGAAGAGATATTCATGCAAGATAGGGGTGATCATAGGTGATAGCAGAACACAACCATTGCGTCTTGGATGTGTTGGGATTGCCCTTGCAACCTCAGGTATAAATCCTGTTGAAGATGCCAGAGGCGCATGCGATCTCTATAACAAACCGCTTACTATCACACACAGGGCGGTGGCTGATAATATGGTTTCCTGTGCCCAGCTGATCATGGGTGAGGCCGGAGAAGGCATCCCTGGGGTGATTATCAGAGGATTTAATGGGGACATTGTGGATGAACCAATAGAGATGCCATTGTTCTCTCCGGATGAGTGCATGTATTATAGCAACATATCCCGAACTGGTCTGAAATAAACAGTAAGGTATATTAAGTAGTTTTTAAAGAATAACTATTGATAGTTTCAATTAGGATTTATGCTGATATGTTCATTTCAGGTGATGATCAGCACTTTCTATCTGCAAAAGGTGGAGGTGGCAACAATGAAGTACAAATGGATTGAAACCTCATGTGGCTTTTTTGCTGTGGAAGATGAGAAAAATGAAGATGAACCACTGCTGAAAAAATATCTCAAAAACGAAACTCCTCTTGAAGAATAATTTTGCTCTGTTTGTTTATGATAGTTCAATGAGCCCGAACTGGCAGGTTATTGTAATGAGCTTCAGGTGCTTATAAAATATTTGGATGAAAACTCATATAAGAGTTCTGCTCTTATTATAGGTTACAAGTTTTTAAAATCGAACAGGTGATTAAGATGGGCAAACCAATTTTAATGGATTTTACTGCGACATGGTGTGGACCCTGCAAAATGCAGAAACCTATCCTTGAGGAACTTAAAGAGGAAATGGGCGATAAAGTAGAAATAAAAGAAATCGATGTTGACCAGAACGGTGACCTTGCAGGCAAATTCGGGATACGGGTAGTTCCCACTCTTGTAATAGAGAAGGATGGGGCTGAGGTAAAGAGATTTACAGGTGTTACCAAGGCAGAGGTACTCAGGGGCGAACTTGAGAAAGTGCTCTGATCCTCCTTATTTATTTTTTTTCAACAGCTTTTTTGATCCAAATCTTCAAGCAAGTTATATTTGAGGGGTACTGATTCTGAACAAGTTGATAGATATGGGAGTACTTGCCTTCAGGCAGAAGAATGCCCGGGGTAATTTTAAACCCCATCTATCGGTCAGATTCAGAGATGCAGGCTCTAAGCCCTGTGTATTTTCGATCGATACCAGCCGTACTCCAAAGAAATACTCTCAACCGGATGCGTATCTGATCACCCATGCTCATTCGGATCATCATGGCAAATCCAGTATGCTTTCTGAACTTTCTGTCTGTTCTGATAAAACAGCAACTGCACTTGAGATCCGGCACGGGAGAGAATACAGGGGGGCAACAGCTGGAACATATGATAAAATCAATATAGGTGATGTTACTGTAAAGACCTGTCCCACAGGACATACGGTTGGATCTACTGCCTTTTACTGGGAAAATGATGTAGGAACCCGAATACTTGTGACAGGAGATGTTAAGGATTACTCAATGCTTCCTTCATGTGATGTACTGATAACTGAGGCAAATTACGGAGATGTGGGAGATTTTTCATGCTATTTCCAGGATGATATAGAGGGACTTAAATCGATCCTGAACAATGGTGGCAGGGCTGCGTTTGGAGCATATTCTTTTGGAAAGGCACAGAGGATGGTTCAGCTTTTCAGGGATATGGGATACAGAGGCCCTATAGAGATGGAGGACGATACAAAGGAACTTACCGAGAAACTTATGGACGATCCGGGTGATCTTGTATCCCTTGGGGAATCCGGTAAAGATGGTATATGCCTGGTACCTCCATGGAACCTGAACAGACTTCCTCAGGATATTCCCAGATATGTAATTACAGGCAGATGTGACTATCCTTATCCTTCGATTCAGATAAGTGATCATCTTGATGTTAATGGCCTTATTGATATGGTAAAGGCCATAGATCCACAGGTAACTATCGTGTATCATCCAGGTGGCCACAGGCCACAGTGCTTTGCAGGATACTTAAATTCCATAGGAAAGGATTCAATTGCAATAGGTGATATCAATAATGTCCTGAGTAACGAGTTCACTTGAAATCAGAGTGCAAAGTTTTATTAATTACAATGCTTTTATTCTATCATCCTATCAACCTCAGTTCAGGAGAAACTTCAATTGAAGAACAAAAAGAAATCCAGACCCTCAAAGAAGGAAGATGCCGAAAATAAAGATCAGAAGGATCCGTTACAGATAAAGGAGAAGACACCTGAAGAGAGGAAGCAGTCTCATATTGAGGGAGTTATAAAGACCGCTGTTGCATCTGTAATTGGTATTATTGCAGGGATAGCGGCATATTTTGCACTGGGAAGTGCACTTGATACTCCATGGTATTCAGTTATCATCATAGTTGCCATACTGGCATTTTATCTTCAGCGTGCTGTCCTGCCTGTAATAAAGATCGATACAAAACAGTTTGGCCTCAAGGACTGGTTATATGTTGAATTCCTTGTGCTGGATTTCTTCCTGGTTACATGGATACTGATGCTGAACTGAGCAAATCGATTTTTAACGATCATATCAGCCTAAAGGGTGCAGGAATTTATTATGCGAATTGCAATATTGAACAGGGACAGATGTCAGCCAAGAAGATGCAGTCATGAATGTGAGAAGTACTGTCCAAGGGTCAGGACAGGCGACGAAACAATAGTTTTTGGAGAGGATGGAAAACCCATCATTTCAGAAGAGATGTGTGTTGGCTGTGGAATATGTATCAATAGATGTCCCTTTGATGCAATTATGATCATTGGACTTCCAGAAGAACTGGATAAACCAACTCACAGGTATGGCCAGAATGGGTTTGCACTCTATGGGCTGCCTATACCTCAGAAGGGTCGTGTTACAGGTATACTTGGTCCCAATGGAATTGGTAAAAGTACTGCTGTAAAGATCCTCTCAGGTTCATTAATTCCAAATTTTGGTGAAGAAAAGGGTGACTGGGATACAGTTCTTGAATATTATTCAGGTACGGCTCTTTATGATTATTTTAGGGATATTGTCAGCGGGAAGATGAAAATTTCCCAGAAACCTCAGTATGTTGATATGATCCCAAAGGCATTCTCCGGAAAGACACGTGATCTTCTAAAAAAGGCAGATGAACGGGGGGTCTTTGATTATCTGGTGGAGAAACTTGATCTTGGGAATATAATCGATCGTGATATCTCCAATTTAAGCGGTGGTGAACTGCAGAGGGTGGCAATTGCAGCATGTGCTGGCAAAGAAGCTGATTTTTATTTCTTTGATGAGATAAGTTCCTATCTGGATATCTACCAGCGGATAAACTCTGCAAGGCTTATTCAGGAACTGGCAGAGGAAAAAGCAGTTATGGTGGTGGAACATGACCTTGCTATACTGGATATGCTGGCAGATGTTGTACATGTGGCATATGGTGTTTCTGGTGGATATGGTGTCATTACGTACCCAAAGGGTGTGCGGATCTCGATCAACCAGTACCTTAAGGGGTACCTTCCTGAAGAAAATGTGCGCATAAGGCCGGAAGCAATTGAGTTTGAAGTGCATCCTCCCAAAATAGAAAAAGAAATTCATACTGTGCTGGACTATCCTTCTTTCTCTCTAAAATACGGCAAAGGATTTCATCTCAAGGCAGAAGCAGGTAACCTGAAGGAAGGTGAGGTTCTGGGTATTGTCGGTCCCAATGGTATCGGTAAATCCACATTTGTCAGAGTACTGGCAGGTGAAATCGAGCCTGAAGAAGGTGAAATAGATCTTGATATCAAGGTTTCCTATAAACCACAGTATATAGTAGGAGATTCTCCGATGCAGGTAAGATATTTCCTTGGCCAGATAACCGATAAATTCAATACCAGTTATTATCAGGCAGAGATTGGAAAACCTCTCCAGCTTGAGAAACTCTATGACAGAATGCTTACGGATCTTAGTGGCGGTGAGTTGCAGAGGGTGGCAATTGCAGCTTGTCTAAGCCGTGATGCTGACCTCTATCTTCTGGATGAGCCCAGTGCGCATCTGGATGTGGAGCAGAGATCAATGGCCACAAAAACAATCAAGAGATTTGCAGAAAATACCAAGAAAACCGCTATGGTTGTGGATCATGATATATACATGATAGATATGCTGAGTGAGCGGATGATTGTTTTTGAGGGTACTCCTGCAGTCAATGGTACAGCAAATTCCCCGACGACCATGCATCAGGGAATGAACCGCTTTCTCAGCAATCTGAATATTACTTTCCGAAGGGATGAGGATACTTC
Above is a genomic segment from Methanosalsum zhilinae DSM 4017 containing:
- the cofE gene encoding coenzyme F420-0:L-glutamate ligase; the encoded protein is MNVRSSLQIYGIPTPVIVPGDSIADIIADSLDRAGIILKDRDVLVLAESAVATAEGRIVCLEDVCVSPVAGELAKKYLLDPREMELILQECDEVIGGVPGAVLTITDGTLSPNAGIDSSNAPEGHVVLLPENPVQSASKIRLVLEKRYSCKIGVIIGDSRTQPLRLGCVGIALATSGINPVEDARGACDLYNKPLTITHRAVADNMVSCAQLIMGEAGEGIPGVIIRGFNGDIVDEPIEMPLFSPDECMYYSNISRTGLK
- a CDS encoding methylenetetrahydrofolate reductase, with product MHSLFQDKIRSGSFVITAEITPPKGTDTTKAIENADMLRGCVDALNITDNNRAVMRMSPVALGAILQERGHEVIVQMTCRDRNRLALQSELLGACALGIGNICVMTGDHVKSGDHQGAKSVYDLDSVQLLSMIRKMMNGSDLYGNPLESAPEFMVGAVSNIDPGQAMQMLKFKKKIIEGADFIQTQAVYDSDLFEGFMEYAREFKVPVIAGIIPLKSAKMARFMNENVPGIQIGEDLIERMEQARDPVNEGLEISCEIISRIRPICQGIHLMPIGQHLNTQRLLEMAGFSKQ
- a CDS encoding EMC6-like membrane protein; the protein is MKNKKKSRPSKKEDAENKDQKDPLQIKEKTPEERKQSHIEGVIKTAVASVIGIIAGIAAYFALGSALDTPWYSVIIIVAILAFYLQRAVLPVIKIDTKQFGLKDWLYVEFLVLDFFLVTWILMLN
- the thiC gene encoding phosphomethylpyrimidine synthase ThiC, which translates into the protein MKTTQIEYARSGVITPQMKQVSRTEDIAEDDVLRRVLNGNLVIMTRDNGSQTAIGNGASTKVNVNLGTSSASIDPDAETEKARVAEKYGADTITDLSMGGDIRSIRKTIFDNTSIPLTTVPIYQSVVENGIENITADDILTTLEDHVHEGVSSVVLHCVERKMLESLRGSGRIMGMVSKGGSFTSAFMLENECENPFIDNFDHVLDILKERDVVLSLGNTMRSGCVYDNPDPAQMMEIETNISLAHRANQEGVQVIVEGLGGHLSASQIPLHVSSYKSRSPFPLFVAGPLPTDIAPGYDHISGAVGASIASGAGADYMCYITPSEHLSLPNPQQVREGLIAFKIAAHIGDSIKYGASTKDLQLARRRAVFDWEGQMEYALDPDRPREMCPKTGPCSMCGEYCAIKIMGDYLSSKG
- a CDS encoding methylenetetrahydrofolate reductase C-terminal domain-containing protein; amino-acid sequence: MIISQDKPFEEILELLQDHRAIFIIGCNTCASKLHVGGEEEILKMRSGLEDAGKDVIGWALPTAACSIRSWEHLAEKDRSIEKADAVLVMACGSGASVISRVTDMQVYTSNNTTSLGGIFKGEILPDQCKMCGSCIISNFGGICPTAQCPKNLLNGPCGGCANGKCETDPDKDCAWEVIYLKLKEMNRLDLVEKIYQPRENK
- a CDS encoding MBL fold metallo-hydrolase, with translation MGVLAFRQKNARGNFKPHLSVRFRDAGSKPCVFSIDTSRTPKKYSQPDAYLITHAHSDHHGKSSMLSELSVCSDKTATALEIRHGREYRGATAGTYDKINIGDVTVKTCPTGHTVGSTAFYWENDVGTRILVTGDVKDYSMLPSCDVLITEANYGDVGDFSCYFQDDIEGLKSILNNGGRAAFGAYSFGKAQRMVQLFRDMGYRGPIEMEDDTKELTEKLMDDPGDLVSLGESGKDGICLVPPWNLNRLPQDIPRYVITGRCDYPYPSIQISDHLDVNGLIDMVKAIDPQVTIVYHPGGHRPQCFAGYLNSIGKDSIAIGDINNVLSNEFT
- a CDS encoding ribosome biogenesis/translation initiation ATPase RLI, giving the protein MRIAILNRDRCQPRRCSHECEKYCPRVRTGDETIVFGEDGKPIISEEMCVGCGICINRCPFDAIMIIGLPEELDKPTHRYGQNGFALYGLPIPQKGRVTGILGPNGIGKSTAVKILSGSLIPNFGEEKGDWDTVLEYYSGTALYDYFRDIVSGKMKISQKPQYVDMIPKAFSGKTRDLLKKADERGVFDYLVEKLDLGNIIDRDISNLSGGELQRVAIAACAGKEADFYFFDEISSYLDIYQRINSARLIQELAEEKAVMVVEHDLAILDMLADVVHVAYGVSGGYGVITYPKGVRISINQYLKGYLPEENVRIRPEAIEFEVHPPKIEKEIHTVLDYPSFSLKYGKGFHLKAEAGNLKEGEVLGIVGPNGIGKSTFVRVLAGEIEPEEGEIDLDIKVSYKPQYIVGDSPMQVRYFLGQITDKFNTSYYQAEIGKPLQLEKLYDRMLTDLSGGELQRVAIAACLSRDADLYLLDEPSAHLDVEQRSMATKTIKRFAENTKKTAMVVDHDIYMIDMLSERMIVFEGTPAVNGTANSPTTMHQGMNRFLSNLNITFRRDEDTSRPRVNKPGSRLDREQKESGEFYYYRVE
- a CDS encoding thioredoxin family protein translates to MEQVIKMGKPILMDFTATWCGPCKMQKPILEELKEEMGDKVEIKEIDVDQNGDLAGKFGIRVVPTLVIEKDGAEVKRFTGVTKAEVLRGELEKVL
- the folP gene encoding dihydropteroate synthase — its product is MAVDADICGLKIGDKHPVRLMGVINLSNESFYKASVVDEDSVLDVARKMVDEGATMIDVGARSTWPLAKPISRNKEISRLLPVLDILQNNVDAIVSVDTMFSDIAEKALSRGVDVVNDVSGFTTDPGMMCVVRDYDCPAVVMASMERTGDPLGMDEVIIALDEIVRRSESHGIDPSRLILDPAIGKWVPEKEAVHDFEVIDQFQRLQVFEKPILAAISRKSVIDAVVNKPADERLHGSLAATAITVHKGAHIIRTHDVAATVDAVKVASAMRSFPSATQEDRFRVSIIDITVPDDLVYYMRSVGVTPEGCSIMKNKSVSMAIRIDNITSTEALIIKQEILARGGDAAISRDAISQQLDSTDVIVIGTLLQFEKLIQKLSGQSRDLPLIARMLRRTLESQIDIKQKYPGTTL